AATTTGTCTTCTAATCTTCACCTAATAATAGGGGTATAGGCAGGACCTCAGATTTCTGATAGTTatagaaaaacacaaaataaacATGAACTAATAGGAAGAGAGGAGCTTAAGAGTCGGTCATTGACGATTAATAGATCTTTGAAAATGGACAGAACAATACTCCCAAGtgtgaaatttaaatttgaaaagcaATGGCTCTCTATCCCCTCGGATCACCTACATAAAGAGCATTTGCTTTTTTAAAACAGAAGCAAATTGTGGTTTTCAATCTGAAGAGCACAGTTTGAAATCTGTCTCCCGTGTATGTTATATAAGAAAGCCTCCATCCGTTTACCCTTTCGTGGGATGCAGGGGAAATGCCGAGAGCATTGGATCCACTTTCAGTTGTTGAGGTTCTGCCTAATAACATGCGGAAGTCTAACTTCTGCGAGAATGAGTACGTTGGAGACACGAAGAGGATCAAGGCGCAGTTTGCTGGGGTAGGAGGATGTGGAATTCTTGGCTGTAAGGTCTTCAATGACCGAGTGAGATCAGAAGCACCAGAGGTGCTGAAGGGTGAAAGAGCAGTGGAATCGAGCAAGAGACAAGGCAATGATGAAGGTTCATCCAACCTCACACAGAGTTCGCATCAGCCCTTGACTGTGGGCAGTGAAGTTGCTCGGTGTAAGACTTCATTTGTTGCCATGCCGTACCTGAGCTATGGTGCAGGTTCGTCAGCCTTTCTTCCATCGGCTGAGACGAATTTTCCCAATCAGTCTGGTTCTGCTTTAACCAACATACCACGCCCGCTGAATGCCAAAGAGGGAGAACTCAATACAGAGGTTCCACATGGTATGTGTGCATCTCTAAATTTCATCTCTAAATTTGGCATACGTTGAAGCTTCTGCAGGCCACCTTATTTGTCTTCTAATCTTAACCTAAGAAAAGTGATACAGGTATAGAGAAACTGAAAATGGTCAGGAATTAATAGGAAAAGAGGAGTTTTAGAGTCGGTCATTGATAATCACTAGATCTTTGAAAACGAAAAGACGAGTGTTTTGAAGTGTGGcattcaaatcttgaaaagccATGGCTCTCCCTGTCCCTTCCGATCTTCTACATGAGCATTGGCTTATATGGTTAAATTATTCATCAAAGATAATTCCCATggcttttaattttaaatcaattcTTTTCTAATGAAGAGCTCATGATATGGAGTCGCCAGTATTTCACTATCGTGACATCAATGCCTACAATACATATTAATTATTGTATTGAATGTTGcatgtaatatttttgttcgAAAAAGTGAATACAaagttacaattttttatttccatgaGTGTAACCTACCTATAAAATATATCTAAGGAGTACCCAATAGTGAATTTTCACTTATAATTGTGTTTAGGTGCGAGAACGCATCTTGGACTGGCTAAGAGTCAACGAGGTACCCGTGGGCTTGCCGACGCGAATATGACGTCTCTCAAAAGAAAGCTGGAAGAACTCATCAGCAGTCGCCGAGCGGACATGAACGAGCTGAAGTCGAAGTGGACGAGGACAGAAGAAGAATATGGGAGTGTGGTTCGGGCAATCAGAGAAGGAGTATCTTTTCCACCGGAGAAAGTAGCAGAGGTGGAAGGGCTGTGCAAAGAAGTCGAACAGATTCTTCTAGTTCCAGGAAGATTTCGGCAAGAGGTGATGGTTAGATGTCGCAAAACATCTCCCTCGGTGACAATAGAAGAATTAGTAGGCAAAGAAACTCTGCAGAAGGTGGATAAGATTGTTTCCTTTATAATGCTGAGCAAGGATTTCGTAATTGGTGTTTATGGTATGGGCGGAGTGGGCAAGACGGCCATTTTGAGGAATGTCTATAATAGACTCCTTGAGTATCGTGCATTGGATGTATTCTGGGTTGATGTACCTCAGGATTTTAGTGTTTATGCGCTACAAGAAGCGATTGCCAATGTAGTCGGACtagacaatctttcaaatgaGAAGGACTTGAAAAGAAGGGCGGGCCTATTGTGTGGACATCtgaaggtgaagaagagacCCATCCTTATTTTAGATGGCCTTTGGATGCACTTTGAAGTTAAGGATGTGGGTATTCCGGTTGGAATGGGCAGACTAGGGTTGGTAGTGACAACTCGATCACTAGATGTGTGTCGTACGATGCTCTGTCAAAAGCAAATGAAGATAGAACTTCTCAAGGAGGAAGATTCTTGGAGGTTATTTTCAAGGACGCGTGGCTTTGCGGGAGAACTATCTGGGGAAGTTGGACAAATTGCAAGGTCTCTTCTTAATAGGTGTTCTGGTCTGCCACTTGGGATCATTGAGATTGCAACTCGCACGAGAGGAGCGAAAGAGcatgattggagatgcatgtTGCAAAATTTAGAAGACTGCAGGCTGGAGCTTGACGTGTTCAAGAGACTGCAGCTCAGTTACTTGAACTTGGGTAATGAACAAGTGCAACAGTGTTTCCTGCATTTAATCCTTTGTTTTGGAGATTTCCTTTCAGCAGATGGCAGAAagttttgcatagagtctttgATAGATGAGGGTTTGTTAGGTGGAATTGCCACTAGGAATAGACTGTACGAACGGGGTAACGAAATATTGGATAAAATAGAAGGGGCTGGCCTGTTGGATTTTGAAGAAGGGCATCGGTGTCTACACCCACTGACAAGGGACATGGCATTGCATATGGTGCCGAGCACAACTCACATGTTTAAGGCCATTATGGGTTTGAGAGAAATACCGGAGGACGTATTCTGGACCGATCGTCTAGAGAAAGTCTTTTTACATGgcaacaaaatagaagaaatccCATACGGCGTATCACCAAATTGCCCTAAACTGACGAGGCTGTCTTTACATAGCAATTCCACCTTGGCAGTCATCCATGGATCTTTCTTTGGACATCTAAAGGGGCTGACTGTTCTAGATTTCAGCTG
The window above is part of the Eucalyptus grandis isolate ANBG69807.140 chromosome 6, ASM1654582v1, whole genome shotgun sequence genome. Proteins encoded here:
- the LOC104451514 gene encoding probable disease resistance protein At4g27220, whose product is MPRPLNAEEEEPNTEVPQGEMPRALDPLSVVEVLPNNMRKSNFCENEYVGDTKRIKAQFAGVGGCGILGCKVFNDRVRSEAPEVLKGERAVESSKRQGNDEGSSNLTQSSHQPLTVGSEVARCKTSFVAMPYLSYGAGSSAFLPSAETNFPNQSGSALTNIPRPLNAKEGELNTEVPHGARTHLGLAKSQRGTRGLADANMTSLKRKLEELISSRRADMNELKSKWTRTEEEYGSVVRAIREGVSFPPEKVAEVEGLCKEVEQILLVPGRFRQEVMVRCRKTSPSVTIEELVGKETLQKVDKIVSFIMLSKDFVIGVYGMGGVGKTAILRNVYNRLLEYRALDVFWVDVPQDFSVYALQEAIANVVGLDNLSNEKDLKRRAGLLCGHLKVKKRPILILDGLWMHFEVKDVGIPVGMGRLGLVVTTRSLDVCRTMLCQKQMKIELLKEEDSWRLFSRTRGFAGELSGEVGQIARSLLNRCSGLPLGIIEIATRTRGAKEHDWRCMLQNLEDCRLELDVFKRLQLSYLNLGNEQVQQCFLHLILCFGDFLSADGRKFCIESLIDEGLLGGIATRNRLYERGNEILDKIEGAGLLDFEEGHRCLHPLTRDMALHMVPSTTHMFKAIMGLREIPEDVFWTDRLEKVFLHGNKIEEIPYGVSPNCPKLTRLSLHSNSTLAVIHGSFFGHLKGLTVLDFSCTGITELPDSISELESLEALLLQGCSSLRFIPYVGKLRSLRKLDLTECRSLGEVPEGMEMLANLRYLALLVAEIQTLSEGVLGKLVNLQYLAINELRVGEEVKLLEVDELYCSVSDVEMFNACVGCLERNGSACYRLMMGARSGEVLWGGIDTERLLLIDSCDRIAGSVDGTSGDGCVLLPESVQSLVLSRCHKMKRVMEWEWLTAHLPNLEEIVTISCENLEEIIHGPLPSEATCRLRHLEVNGCNNMKRVLLTQDMVLHLPFLEDIVVHDSKGIELIMGTVAKMTYFSFPKLMNLVLHKIPELKSVCDGIMRCNSLQRVSIDNCPKLKRISLQLPLLDNGLPSPPPSLREIRINRQMWESLEWDHPLARSSLEHFIKFLD